A genome region from Microplitis mediator isolate UGA2020A chromosome 4, iyMicMedi2.1, whole genome shotgun sequence includes the following:
- the LOC130667015 gene encoding uncharacterized protein LOC130667015: MRGKETMNTSSGWATEYGPTTRVEVANSDIDSVKIDCQLSNDNNNQGTRNFINLINSDTHCVSQNDLSCDLNIAPYHGLPLLEYAPQWALPSTHTQWEYQANPLLACKSAYPWDINSNNINLPKELDTWCSTNSCVDSVRTAIDFAKPIVDLTPPKNYQDCEVSSSVKKIEQEQPIDLSVGSAVSDLCLEDCKIKLSSRKDSKDYSVSKCEAKESLAPAIKKYHSKEELNFVLPSSKIKKQKCDLHSPTNYSKELTGVFWPTKKLDVDSFALKHERPVDYFKKNLNLLSQNFWEDSAMSGQYPGHSRPPVGTPPPQAVWNHLTMTQGSGLNIHPTALSGATLNPAGFYTHPSMARSSHLSSQLTPQLAHTQAPPTWHTPTVPSKNVTSNAPGNPLFSLQMLVDNRQNQNQYRSSPGSQSTLDLSATSEMAENYSRMTQDIPISLTARSVDKGSRNGSIISPPIPLNGETSSDSGISSSVPTPNSLGDPITLSLSTKDQQQLLTTPKITVKNFESNLKGVANLHDKMKELTGGIDNFTQKMINLPPSVTIERVLPDKKDTEPVKVKDSLSVIAQGPRNVLPVIVNLTSRLDKDVTDSPRREPSSERDRKVDEMNVRSPKNLPKRGKKGVDSLLEKLEGGNKKLGCSENIGSVIVTPVDDTKDTCSVKSMSPERPKSKSPTREDDVVSPEFSNDDSNDNMKQRRKRKLEKPVRLSKDSKMEVEDMELEPTEPREPRICETVREEPEEATPPPVPVIPQQKDEIRLEERLERAKTNEETTNPMTTANQDKVEENEPVRRRSSSEGSSSTNNPMPTNNQRVRRKSSDDATELSKITSPKGVNNANPFNEVESELEKMFAGIVETDTDVKKDDSKVEGSTTTTTTTTSSTTTMDPNAVVDPLKQETADDIKSETTDALNSTNPTDVTSTVGTKPPAKKGKKGRARAKKRKASRVPPENIFGPSAEDIVGRDAKRRKQSKGSKKKQEIGKKKKPDGLREIAYDSGSNASSIRSRGPVVHVEGPRDSPLSVQVVNAPREEEEEKSKEKRKSVGNGNVGRSKRLSHQNDLDYRGKVSKAGLFSSTLSSRYDAHTTDSTWVCVFCKQGPHYIVPGDPSRPHPNLAGPHIAPGTYTVPGGVLSDLFGPYLIGKERLEEGILSADEQEITTEQKRGGKNKRSLRYAGLADIFSAKMGKKKRNSIEANTAVMFAGMTMIPGDEQRWEVWLHEQCAVWAAGVYLAGGRVTGLQEAVWDATKSICNACGMTGANIGCVKRGCKAVTHYPCAITKGWHLDNTQYIPKCNLHRVT; this comes from the exons ATGCGCGGTAAAGAAACAATGAATACGTCATCGGGATGGGCAACAGAATACG GACCAACAACTCGTGTTGAGGTTGCTAACAGTGATATTGACAGTGTAAAGATTGATTGTCAATTGAgcaacgataataataatcaggggacacgtaattttataaatttaattaattcagacACTCACTGCGTGTCTCAGAATGATTTGAGTTGCGACCTTAATATAGCCCCATAtcatg GGCTACCATTATTGGAATACGCTCCTCAGTGGGCGCTTCCATCGACTCACACTCAATGGGAGTACCAAGCAAATCCACTTCTAGCATGTAAAAGTGCTTATCCGTGggatattaattcaaataatataaatcTGCCTAAAGAATTGGACACGTGGTGTTCAACAAACAGTTGTGTTGATTCAGTCCGTACGGCAATTGATTTTGCAAAACCTATTGTTGATTTGACGCCGccgaaaaattatcaagactGTGAGGTGTCAagttcggtaaaaaaaatagaacagGAACAACCGATTGACTTGTCAGTAGGTTCTGCTGTGAGTGATCTTTGCCTTGAAGActgcaaaataaaattgtcaagcCGCAAAGACTCGAAAGACTATTCAGTATCAAAGTGTGAAGCTAAAGAATCGCTGGCACctgctattaaaaaatatcattccaaagaagaattaaattttgtattacctagcagtaaaataaaaaaacaaaagtgtGATTTGCATTCACCGACAAATTACTCAAAAGAATTAACTGGAGTTTTTTGGCCTACCAAGAAATTGGACGTTGATTCCTTTGCTCTGAAACACGAGCGCcctgttgattattttaaaaaaaatctaaacctGTTATCACAAAACTTTTGGGAAGATTCCGCGATGTCTGGACAGTACCCAGGACACAGTAGGCCACCGGTTGGCACACCACCGCCACAAGCTGTCTGGAATCATCTGACAATGACTCAAGGCTCTGGACTAAATATTCACCCGACAGCTTTGTCAGGCGCGACGCTCAATCCTGCTGGATTTTACACCCACCCGTCAATGGCAAGATCATCTCACTTGTCGTCTCAGCTGACACCTCAGCTGGCGCACACTCAAGCACCGCCTACGTGGCACACACCGACGGTGCCTTCAAAAAACGTAACCTCAAACGCACCAGGCAATCCTTTGTTCAGTCTCCAAATGCTTGTGGACAATCGACAAAATCAAAATCAGTATCGCAGCTCACCCGGGTCACAGAGCACGCTTGACCTCTCGGCGACCTCCGAGATGGCCGAGAATTACTCGCGAATGACTCAGGACATACCCATAAGTCTGACTGCACGTAGTGTAGACAAAGGCAGCCGAAATGGTAGCATTATATCCCCGCCGATTCCACTGAACGGTGAGACCTCTTCGGACAGTGGAATCAGCTCCTCTGTACCAACCCCAAACTCTCTTGGTGATCCCATAACGTTATCGTTATCAACAAAGGACCAGCAGCAATTGCTGACGACCCCAAAGATAACGGTTAAGAATTTTGAAAGTAATCTCAAAGGCGTGGCAAATCTTCACGATAAAATGAAAGAATTAACCGGgggaattgataattttactcagaaaatgataaatttaccaCCAAGCGTTACTATTGAAAGAGTACTGCCAGATAAAAAAGATACTGAGCCAGTCAAAGTTAAAGACTCGTTGAGTGTTATTGCACAGGGACCACGAAATGTATTGCCTGTGATTGTCAATCTGACTTCTAGGTTAGACAAAGACGTGACGGACAGTCCAAGACGTGAACCTTCATCTGAACGTGATCGTAAAGTTGACGAAATGAATGTGAGATCTCCAAAAAATCTTCCCAAACGCGGTAAGAAAGGGGTCGACTCATTGTTGGAAAAACTCGAGGgtggaaataaaaaacttggttgcagtgaaaatattgggtCAGTTATTGTTACTCCAGTAGACGACACTAAAGACACTTGCAGTGTAAAAAGTATGTCACCGGAAAGACCTAAATCTAAATCACCCACGAGAGAAGACGACGTCGTCTCACCGGAATTCAGTAATGACGATTCCAATGACAATATGAAACAACGACGGAAGCGTAAGCTCGAGAAACCCGTGAGGCTGAGTAAAGATTCGAAAATGGAAGTCGAAGATATGGAACTTGAGCCAACGGAACCCCGAGAACCCAGGATATGTGAAACGGTCCGTGAAGAACCGGAGGAAGCAACTCCTCCTCCAGTTCCCGTAATCCCTCAGCAAAAAGATGAAATTAGATTAGAGGAGAGATTAGAGCGGGCTAAAACGAATGAGGAAACAACAAATCCAATGACGACAGCTAATCAGGATAAGGTTGAAGAAAATGAGCCTGTTAGGAGGCGGAGTAGTAGCGAGGGATCTTCCTCGACAAATAATCCGATGCCGACGAATAATCAGCGGGTTAGGAGAAAATCCAGCGATGATGCAACTGAACTATCGAAAATAACGAGTCCAAAAGGCGTTAATAATGCAAACCCCTTCAACGAGGTTGAGTCTGAGTTGGAGAAAATGTTTGCAGGTATTGTAGAAACTGATACCGATGTAAAAAAAGACGACTCTAAAGTAGAAGGTTCCACGACAAcaacgacgacgacgacgtcAAGTACGACGACGATGGACCCCAATGCCGTGGTGGATCCATTGAAACAAGAGACTGCTGATGATATCAAATCAGAAACAACAGATGCACTGAATTCTACAAATCCTACGGACGTAACGTCCACAGTGGGAACTAAACCCCCAGCGAAAAAAGGAAAGAAAGGACGAGCGCGGGCGAAAAAACGAAAAGCTTCTAGAGTACCGCCGGAAAATATATTTGGACCTAGTGCTGAAGATATTGTAGGGAGAGACGCCAAGAGGAGAAAACAGTCAAAAGGTTCGAAGAAGAAGCAGGAGATAGGGAAGAAAAAGAAACCTGATGGCTTGAGAGAAATAGCGTACGACTCGGGTTCCAATGCCAGTTCGATCAGGTCCAGAGGTCCTGTCGTCCATGTTGAGGGCCCAAGAGACAGTCCTCTGAGTGTCCAGGTCGTCAATGCACCGAGGGAGGAAGAGGAGGAGAAAAGCAAAGAAAAGCGAAAAAGTGTCGGCAATGGAAATGTCGGACGGAGTAAGAGACTGAGTCATCAGAATGATCTTGATTATCGTG gAAAAGTAAGCAAAGCTGGTCTCTTCAGTTCAACTCTATCATCACGATACGATGCCCACACCACCGATTCAACGTGGGTATGCGTGTTTTGCAAACAAGGACCTCACTACATTGTCCCTGGAGATCCTTCTCGGCCGCATCCTAATTTAGCCGGGCCTCATATAGCTCCTGGAACTTACACG GTACCCGGTGGAGTGCTCAGCGATCTCTTCGGTCCATATCTAATTGGAAAGGAGCGACTGGAGGAAGGTATCCTCTCAGCAGATGAGCAGGAAATAACGACAGAACAAAAGAGAGGGGGTAAAAATAAACGCAGTCTGAGGTACGCGGGTCTGGCAGACATATTTTCCGCCAAGATGGGCAAGAAGAAGAGAAATTCCATTGAAGCAAATACCGCGGTAATGTTCGCGGGGATGACAATGATCCCTGGCGACGAGCAGCGGTGGGAAGTCTGGCTACACGAGCAGTGCGCAGTTTGGGCCGCCGGAGTTTACTTGGCCG GTGGGAGAGTTACTGGTCTCCAGGAAGCCGTCTGGGACGCGACAAAGTCAATTTGCAATGCCTGCGGAATGACTGGAGCTAATATTGGTTGTGTGAAACGCGGGTGTAAGGCCGTCACTCATTATCCTTGCGCCATAACAAAGGGTTGGCATCTCGACAATACTCAGTATATACCCAAGTGCAACCTACACCGAGTAacgtga